The following coding sequences lie in one Streptomyces albofaciens JCM 4342 genomic window:
- a CDS encoding amino acid permease, producing the protein MERAVKEARGEGEQRLRRDLSALDLTILGVGVILGTGIFVLTGTVARNMAGPAVALSFVVAAAVCACAALCYAEFASSVPVAGSAYSYSYTALGELPAWIIGWALSLELTLATAVVAVGWSGYLQSMLNSVGLHLPAALSGGDDAVLNLPAALLVLVLGAVLVVGGKLSKGVTNVLVGIKFAIVLLVIVAGLFFIDTDNYHPFVPEAQHTAKVSGLQAPLLQLLTGITPTAFGVAGILSAAAMVFFAYIGFDMVATSAEETRRPQRDLPIGIIASLVVVTVLYVAVCLVVTGMQHYSELSVKAPLADAFTAKGHPFFATVISLGAVVGLAAVSLICFRSQSRVIFAMARDGLLPKALYKVDPKHGTPKINLVVLSVIMAALAAFMKFDVLAEMVNIGTLFAFAAVSASVLILRRTAPDLPRAFRTPWVPFIPLVSLLCCLYLMLNLQLITWVGFLVWLAVGLALYFGYGRRHSRLAERTPEAAEQAGATVS; encoded by the coding sequence TTGGAGCGAGCCGTCAAGGAGGCTCGCGGAGAAGGCGAACAACGCCTTCGCCGGGATCTTTCCGCTCTGGATCTGACCATCCTCGGGGTCGGTGTCATTCTCGGCACCGGAATCTTCGTGCTCACCGGTACGGTGGCCCGGAACATGGCCGGGCCCGCCGTGGCGCTCTCCTTCGTCGTCGCCGCCGCGGTCTGTGCCTGCGCGGCGCTGTGTTACGCGGAATTCGCCTCCTCGGTGCCGGTCGCGGGCTCCGCGTACTCCTACTCGTACACGGCGCTCGGCGAACTGCCCGCCTGGATCATCGGCTGGGCGCTGAGCCTGGAACTGACCCTGGCGACGGCGGTGGTGGCGGTCGGCTGGTCCGGCTACTTGCAGTCGATGCTCAACAGCGTCGGACTGCACCTGCCCGCCGCGCTGAGCGGCGGCGACGACGCCGTGCTGAATCTGCCCGCGGCGCTTCTCGTGCTCGTGCTGGGGGCGGTGCTCGTCGTCGGCGGAAAGCTGTCGAAGGGTGTCACCAATGTGCTGGTCGGCATCAAGTTCGCGATTGTGCTGCTGGTCATCGTCGCCGGGCTGTTCTTCATCGACACCGACAATTACCACCCCTTCGTTCCGGAGGCCCAGCACACCGCGAAGGTCTCCGGCCTCCAGGCCCCGCTATTGCAGCTGCTGACCGGCATCACCCCGACGGCATTCGGTGTCGCGGGAATTCTCAGCGCCGCCGCGATGGTGTTCTTCGCCTACATCGGTTTCGACATGGTGGCGACCTCCGCGGAGGAGACCCGCCGCCCGCAGCGCGATCTGCCCATCGGCATCATCGCCTCGCTGGTCGTGGTCACCGTGCTCTATGTCGCGGTGTGCCTGGTGGTCACCGGAATGCAGCACTATTCAGAGCTGTCGGTGAAGGCGCCGCTGGCCGACGCCTTCACCGCGAAGGGCCATCCTTTCTTCGCGACGGTCATCAGTCTGGGCGCGGTGGTCGGGCTGGCCGCGGTGAGCCTGATCTGCTTCCGTTCGCAGAGCCGGGTGATCTTCGCGATGGCCCGGGACGGGCTGCTGCCGAAGGCGCTGTACAAGGTCGATCCGAAGCACGGCACCCCGAAGATCAACCTGGTGGTGCTCTCGGTGATCATGGCGGCGCTGGCGGCCTTCATGAAGTTCGACGTGCTCGCCGAGATGGTCAACATCGGCACGCTGTTCGCCTTCGCCGCGGTCTCGGCCAGCGTGCTGATCCTCCGCCGCACCGCGCCCGACCTGCCCCGCGCCTTCCGCACGCCGTGGGTCCCGTTCATCCCGCTGGTCTCGCTGCTGTGCTGCCTCTACCTGATGCTCAACCTCCAGCTGATCACCTGGGTCGGCTTCCTGGTCTGGCTCGCGGTGGGCCTCGCGCTGTACTTCGGGTACGGGCGGCGCCACAGCAGGCTCGCCGAACGGACGCCGGAGGCGGCCGAGCAGGCCGGCGCCACCGTGTCGTAG
- a CDS encoding ABC-F family ATP-binding cassette domain-containing protein produces MKDVSLAYGDRAVLEQVSLTVRPGGRAGVIGDNGSGKSTLLRLLAGDAQPDTGEITVSFPGGVGHLGQTPDLDPGDTVQDAVDAALAELRGLEARIRLAEAALATARPDELDAYGELLTAYEERGGYQADARVDAALHGLGLAHLTRDRTLGSLSGGERARLSLACVLAAAPELLLLDEPTNHLDQQATAWLEAHLKAHRGTLVVVTHDRELLEAVTSDILEVDRDLRTVTRYGDGWQGYRTAKAAARRRWAQDHEEWRADVARTAELAESAGRRLAGTGKDPHEGFGKHRRSHEAKLSGQVRAARQRLARLRRHPVPPPPVPLRFGAELSTYTDEAGHVEGCGHPDGPGSATGCGGTDGSGNERGESADRLLAELTGITVGDRLRLDGLTVAPGERLLVTGPNGAGKTTLLRVLAGDLRPDTGTVRRPARTGYLPQEPSVVPSRRSLLAAFAAGLPGPPDEHAPALLSLGLFREDDLTVPVAALSVGQRRRLELARLVTRPADLLVLDEPTNHLALGLVEELEEALSAYRGAVVVVSHDRRFRRGFRGRTLELDGGRAVREEAAGSR; encoded by the coding sequence ATGAAGGACGTTTCCCTCGCCTACGGCGACCGCGCCGTACTGGAGCAGGTGTCACTGACCGTGCGCCCCGGCGGCAGAGCCGGCGTCATCGGGGACAACGGCTCCGGCAAGTCCACCCTGCTCCGGCTGCTGGCCGGGGACGCGCAACCGGACACGGGCGAGATCACCGTGTCCTTCCCCGGCGGCGTCGGCCACCTCGGCCAGACCCCGGACCTCGACCCGGGCGACACCGTCCAGGACGCCGTCGACGCCGCCCTCGCCGAACTGCGCGGCCTCGAAGCCCGGATACGGCTGGCGGAAGCCGCCCTGGCCACCGCCAGACCCGACGAACTCGACGCCTACGGCGAGCTGTTGACCGCGTACGAGGAGCGCGGCGGCTACCAGGCGGACGCCCGCGTGGACGCCGCCCTGCACGGCCTCGGCCTGGCACACCTCACCCGCGACCGGACGCTCGGCTCGCTCTCCGGCGGTGAGCGGGCGCGACTGTCGCTCGCCTGCGTCCTGGCCGCCGCCCCCGAACTCCTGCTGCTGGACGAGCCGACCAACCACCTCGACCAGCAGGCCACCGCCTGGCTGGAGGCCCATCTGAAGGCCCATCGCGGCACGCTGGTCGTCGTCACCCACGACCGGGAACTGCTCGAAGCGGTGACCTCGGACATCCTCGAAGTCGACCGCGATCTGCGCACCGTCACCCGCTACGGCGACGGCTGGCAGGGCTACCGCACGGCGAAGGCCGCGGCCCGCCGCCGCTGGGCGCAGGACCACGAGGAGTGGCGCGCGGACGTGGCCCGGACCGCCGAGCTGGCGGAATCGGCCGGCCGCCGTCTGGCCGGCACCGGCAAGGACCCCCATGAGGGCTTCGGCAAACACCGCCGCTCCCACGAGGCGAAGCTGTCCGGCCAGGTCAGGGCGGCCAGGCAGCGGCTGGCCCGGCTCCGGCGCCACCCGGTGCCGCCGCCTCCCGTACCGCTCCGGTTCGGCGCGGAGCTGAGCACGTACACGGACGAGGCCGGGCACGTGGAGGGGTGCGGACACCCGGACGGGCCGGGAAGCGCGACGGGCTGCGGGGGCACGGACGGGTCGGGAAACGAGAGGGGCGAGTCTGCGGACAGGCTCCTGGCCGAACTGACCGGCATCACCGTCGGCGACCGCCTGCGCCTCGACGGGCTGACCGTCGCGCCCGGCGAGCGCCTGCTCGTCACCGGCCCGAACGGGGCGGGCAAGACGACGCTGCTGCGCGTGCTGGCCGGGGACCTGCGCCCCGACACGGGCACCGTGCGCCGCCCGGCCCGGACGGGCTACCTGCCGCAGGAACCGTCCGTCGTACCGTCCCGCCGGTCCCTGCTGGCCGCCTTCGCCGCCGGGCTGCCCGGCCCGCCCGACGAACACGCGCCCGCGCTGCTCTCGCTCGGCCTGTTCCGGGAGGACGACCTGACGGTGCCGGTGGCGGCCCTGTCCGTGGGCCAGCGGCGCCGGCTGGAGCTGGCGCGCCTGGTCACGCGCCCCGCCGACCTGCTCGTCCTGGACGAGCCGACCAATCACCTCGCCCTCGGTCTGGTCGAGGAACTGGAGGAGGCGCTGTCGGCCTATCGCGGCGCGGTGGTCGTGGTCTCCCACGACCGTCGCTTCCGGCGCGGGTTCCGCGGGCGCACGCTGGAGCTGGACGGCGGCCGGGCGGTACGGGAGGAGGCCGCCGGCAGCCGCTGA
- a CDS encoding Vms1/Ankzf1 family peptidyl-tRNA hydrolase, whose protein sequence is MHLSLLQPIIDRPGPWASVYAEIPHSTEDAAKQRELSADAAARQLAEQGADRATCDAVRATLANGRADGEPADLPGRAVFATGGEVVLDAPLSGRPARSFASWSPLPRITPWAEAAADDVKCLVVYVDREGADFALHSDQGALDAGTVEGLDWPIHRTATADWSERHFQTAVENTWEQNAGEIAEAAQRVFESCGAQVMLLAGDPRERRSVHDRLPEQLRTVAFETDHGGRAAGADSTRLARDIAHVRAGFEHDHVTDVLNRFRAGADVGGTDAAYAASGVPALIEAAREHRIDTLILTPGGADTGREVWVGPGPDQLAVRGTELQYLGETNPAAARADDALLRSAAATGAEAVVVRDPAEAPAGGLGAILRWSTPTRHE, encoded by the coding sequence ATGCACCTCTCGCTCCTTCAACCGATCATCGACCGGCCGGGCCCCTGGGCTTCCGTGTACGCCGAAATCCCGCACAGCACCGAGGACGCGGCCAAGCAGCGGGAACTCTCGGCGGACGCGGCGGCCCGACAGCTCGCGGAGCAGGGCGCCGACCGGGCCACCTGCGACGCGGTGCGCGCGACCCTGGCGAACGGGCGGGCCGACGGGGAACCGGCCGACCTGCCCGGACGGGCCGTCTTCGCCACCGGCGGCGAGGTCGTCCTGGACGCGCCGCTCTCCGGCCGCCCCGCCCGGTCGTTCGCGAGCTGGTCGCCGCTGCCCCGGATCACTCCGTGGGCCGAGGCCGCGGCGGACGACGTCAAGTGCCTGGTCGTCTACGTGGACCGGGAGGGAGCCGACTTCGCGCTGCACAGCGACCAGGGCGCCCTGGACGCCGGTACGGTCGAGGGCCTGGACTGGCCGATCCATCGCACCGCCACGGCCGACTGGTCCGAACGGCACTTCCAGACCGCGGTCGAGAACACCTGGGAGCAGAACGCCGGTGAGATCGCCGAGGCCGCCCAGCGGGTCTTCGAGAGCTGCGGCGCCCAGGTCATGCTCCTGGCCGGCGACCCGCGCGAACGCCGCTCGGTCCACGACAGGCTTCCGGAGCAGCTGCGCACGGTGGCCTTCGAGACCGACCACGGCGGCCGGGCAGCCGGCGCCGACAGCACCCGGCTGGCACGCGACATCGCGCACGTCCGCGCGGGCTTCGAGCACGACCACGTCACGGACGTGCTGAACCGCTTCCGGGCGGGCGCCGACGTCGGCGGCACCGACGCCGCGTACGCCGCGTCCGGCGTACCGGCCCTCATCGAAGCGGCGCGCGAACACCGCATCGACACCCTGATCCTCACCCCGGGCGGCGCCGACACCGGCCGCGAGGTCTGGGTGGGGCCCGGCCCCGACCAGCTCGCGGTCCGGGGCACCGAACTCCAGTACCTGGGCGAGACGAACCCGGCCGCGGCGCGCGCGGACGACGCGCTGCTCCGTTCGGCCGCCGCCACCGGGGCCGAGGCCGTCGTCGTACGCGACCCCGCCGAGGCCCCCGCGGGCGGCCTCGGCGCCATCCTCCGCTGGAGCACGCCCACCCGGCACGAGTAG
- a CDS encoding amidohydrolase codes for MARTAPVSAPASDDVLRARLDAVAGRLLHLARDLHAHPETAFAEHHAADALTALLADAGLTVERGTAGLPTAFTATAGPPGADLTVGLCLEYDALPDLGHACGHHLIAAAGAGAAIALAAVADDLGLRVKALGTPAEESGGGKIYLLRAGAFDDVSFAMMVHPGPADDFGGTSRASRGVRAEYRGRAAHAAIAPYDGLNAADACVVAQTALALLRQQLPDGVRMHGIVTHGGDRTNIIPARAEMSWQLRADTLDELEALWPRVRACFEAGAVATGCELTLTEPAAAYADLRQDAWLGDTYARHVRALGRTPEPAVSIGASTDMGNVSQVLPAIHPTIGLGCPARPHTAEFAEAGVGERADRAVLDAALALARTAADLATDPAERARITRAHRERSYRPSSAGSPPG; via the coding sequence GTGGCCCGTACCGCCCCCGTATCCGCCCCCGCGTCCGACGACGTGCTCCGCGCCCGGCTCGACGCCGTCGCCGGGCGTCTGCTGCACCTCGCCCGTGACCTGCACGCCCACCCGGAGACGGCGTTCGCCGAACACCACGCGGCGGACGCCCTCACCGCGCTGCTGGCGGACGCGGGCCTCACCGTGGAACGCGGGACGGCCGGGCTGCCCACCGCCTTCACCGCCACCGCGGGGCCGCCCGGCGCGGACCTGACCGTGGGGCTGTGCCTGGAGTACGACGCGCTGCCGGACCTCGGCCACGCCTGCGGGCACCACTTGATCGCCGCCGCGGGCGCGGGCGCCGCCATCGCCCTGGCGGCGGTCGCCGACGACCTCGGCCTGCGGGTGAAGGCACTGGGCACACCCGCGGAGGAGAGCGGCGGCGGCAAGATCTACCTGCTGCGGGCCGGGGCCTTCGACGACGTGTCGTTCGCGATGATGGTGCACCCCGGACCGGCGGACGACTTCGGCGGTACGTCCCGTGCCTCGCGCGGGGTGCGGGCGGAATACCGCGGGCGCGCCGCGCACGCGGCCATCGCCCCCTACGACGGGCTGAACGCGGCCGACGCGTGTGTGGTCGCGCAGACCGCGCTGGCCCTGCTGCGCCAGCAACTGCCCGACGGAGTACGGATGCACGGCATCGTCACGCACGGCGGGGACCGCACCAACATCATTCCCGCCCGGGCAGAGATGAGCTGGCAGCTGCGCGCCGACACCCTGGACGAACTGGAGGCGCTGTGGCCGCGCGTACGGGCCTGCTTCGAGGCGGGCGCGGTGGCCACCGGGTGCGAGCTCACGCTGACCGAACCGGCCGCCGCCTACGCCGACCTGCGGCAGGACGCCTGGCTCGGGGACACCTACGCCCGGCACGTACGGGCACTCGGCCGTACGCCCGAGCCCGCCGTCTCCATCGGCGCCTCCACCGACATGGGCAACGTCAGCCAGGTCCTGCCCGCCATCCACCCCACCATCGGCCTGGGCTGCCCGGCCCGCCCGCACACGGCCGAGTTCGCCGAGGCAGGCGTCGGCGAGCGGGCCGACCGCGCCGTACTGGACGCCGCCCTCGCCCTGGCCCGCACCGCCGCGGACCTGGCCACCGACCCGGCCGAGCGGGCCCGGATCACCCGGGCCCACCGGGAACGGAGCTACCGGCCCTCGTCGGCGGGCTCGCCCCCGGGGTGA
- a CDS encoding catalase — translation MADPKQEQRDRFRAEDPASGPMTTDQGVTVDHTDDSLQAGERGPTLMEDFHFREKITRFDHERIPERVVHARGAGAYGYFQPYESCAEFTRAAFLQDPSVKTPVFVRFSTVQGPRGSADTVRDVRGFATKFYTSEGNYDLVGNNFPVFFIQDGIKFPDFVHAVKPEPHNDIPTGASAHDTLWDFVSLQPETLHTIMWLMSDRAIPRSYRMMQGFGVHTFRFVNAQGQGTFVKFHWKPKLGVHSLVWDEAQETQGRDPDFNRRDLWDTIEAGAYPEWELGVQLVPESEEHDFDFDLLDPTKIIPEEQVPVRPIGRMVLNRNPDNFFAETEQIAFHTANVVPGIDFTNDPLLQARNFSYLDTQLLRLGGPNFAQIPVNRPVAPVRNNQRDGFHQDEIHRGTNYFPNSLGGGCPALADPDDPAFRHYTERVDGRKIRRRSPSFDDHYTQTAMFWHSMADWEQQHIVDAFRFELGKVGAKEVRARTVEQLSYVDHALAVAVAEGIGVPAPQERPNTPRPAPSPALSFENNRGDGSISTRQIAVLVSDGVDAAQTIAVRDALTEQGAIVELIAPQDGTVTDKDGSTLAVDRALPTVASVLYDAVLLPPGGLDSGNAAADDAAARFVRSAYRHGKPIGALGASVAKLAGMLPGELRTAAEGDSTVAESGIVTDRLPAGTTAQDFTGAFAEAVAAHRHWNRPALPS, via the coding sequence ATGGCCGACCCGAAGCAAGAACAGCGTGACCGCTTCCGCGCCGAGGACCCGGCGTCCGGGCCGATGACGACCGACCAGGGCGTGACGGTCGACCACACCGACGATTCCCTCCAGGCCGGTGAGCGCGGCCCCACTCTGATGGAGGACTTCCACTTCCGGGAGAAGATCACCCGCTTCGACCACGAGCGGATCCCGGAACGTGTGGTGCATGCCCGCGGAGCGGGTGCGTACGGCTACTTCCAGCCGTACGAGTCATGCGCGGAATTCACCCGCGCGGCGTTTCTCCAGGACCCGTCGGTGAAGACGCCGGTGTTTGTCCGGTTCTCCACCGTGCAGGGGCCGCGCGGCTCCGCGGACACGGTGCGTGACGTGCGTGGATTCGCCACGAAGTTTTACACGTCGGAGGGCAATTACGACCTGGTGGGGAACAATTTCCCGGTCTTCTTCATCCAGGACGGCATCAAGTTCCCCGACTTCGTGCACGCGGTGAAACCGGAGCCGCACAACGACATCCCGACGGGCGCCTCGGCGCACGACACGCTGTGGGATTTCGTCTCGCTCCAGCCCGAGACGCTGCACACGATCATGTGGCTGATGTCCGACCGGGCCATCCCGCGCAGCTACCGGATGATGCAGGGCTTCGGCGTGCACACCTTCCGGTTCGTCAACGCGCAGGGTCAAGGCACCTTCGTGAAATTCCACTGGAAGCCGAAGCTGGGCGTGCACTCCCTGGTGTGGGACGAGGCCCAGGAGACCCAGGGCCGGGACCCGGACTTCAACCGCCGCGACCTGTGGGACACCATCGAGGCCGGCGCGTACCCCGAGTGGGAGCTGGGTGTCCAGCTCGTGCCGGAGTCCGAGGAGCACGACTTCGACTTCGACCTGCTGGACCCCACCAAGATCATTCCGGAGGAGCAGGTCCCGGTGCGGCCGATCGGGCGGATGGTGCTCAACCGCAACCCCGACAACTTCTTCGCCGAGACCGAGCAGATCGCGTTCCACACGGCGAACGTCGTGCCGGGCATCGACTTCACCAACGACCCGCTGCTCCAGGCCCGCAACTTCTCCTACCTGGACACCCAGCTGCTGCGCCTGGGCGGCCCGAACTTCGCGCAGATCCCGGTGAACCGGCCGGTGGCACCGGTCCGCAACAACCAGCGCGACGGCTTCCACCAGGACGAGATCCACCGGGGCACCAACTACTTCCCGAACTCGCTCGGCGGCGGCTGCCCCGCGCTGGCCGACCCGGACGACCCGGCCTTCCGGCACTACACCGAGCGGGTGGACGGCCGCAAGATCCGCCGCCGCAGCCCCAGCTTCGACGACCACTACACCCAGACGGCGATGTTCTGGCACAGCATGGCCGACTGGGAGCAGCAGCACATCGTCGACGCCTTCCGCTTCGAGCTGGGCAAGGTGGGCGCGAAGGAGGTCCGCGCCCGGACGGTCGAGCAGCTGTCGTACGTCGACCACGCGCTGGCCGTCGCGGTCGCCGAGGGCATCGGCGTACCCGCGCCGCAGGAGCGCCCGAACACACCGCGGCCGGCCCCCTCCCCCGCGCTGAGCTTCGAGAACAACCGCGGGGACGGTTCGATCAGCACCCGCCAGATCGCGGTCCTGGTCTCCGACGGCGTGGACGCCGCGCAGACGATCGCGGTCCGCGACGCGCTGACCGAGCAGGGCGCGATCGTGGAACTGATCGCCCCGCAGGACGGCACCGTCACGGACAAGGACGGCAGCACCCTCGCGGTGGACCGGGCGCTGCCCACGGTCGCCTCGGTGCTCTACGACGCGGTGCTGCTGCCGCCGGGCGGCCTGGACTCCGGCAACGCGGCGGCCGACGACGCGGCCGCGCGGTTCGTCCGCAGCGCCTACCGCCACGGCAAGCCGATCGGCGCCCTGGGCGCGAGCGTCGCCAAGCTGGCCGGGATGCTGCCGGGCGAGCTGCGCACGGCGGCCGAGGGCGACTCGACGGTCGCCGAGTCCGGCATCGTCACCGACCGCCTGCCGGCCGGCACGACGGCGCAGGACTTCACCGGCGCCTTCGCCGAGGCGGTGGCCGCCCACCGGCACTGGAACCGCCCGGCGCTGCCCAGCTGA
- a CDS encoding SigB/SigF/SigG family RNA polymerase sigma factor, producing the protein MAELPEGPEKRRLRDELTRAWLPMAVRLALRFRDRGESMDDLKQVAALGLVKAIGGYRPERGSAFESYAIPTIVGEVKRHFRDCTWGVHVPRRVQELRNAVRLAVRELAAASDSRFPTVPEIAERTRLSTEDVVLGLEAIESYKTLSLDAERPGADDDFALRDSIGFTEPQYELVLARETVRDGLRGLPERERRILYMRFFCDMTQSRIGEELGLSQMHVCRLIKRTCARIREEADGTGPEAPASSVAA; encoded by the coding sequence ATGGCAGAACTGCCCGAGGGCCCGGAGAAGCGGCGGCTGCGGGACGAACTGACACGTGCCTGGCTGCCGATGGCCGTACGTCTCGCCCTGCGGTTCCGCGACCGCGGGGAAAGCATGGACGATCTGAAACAGGTCGCCGCGCTGGGCTTGGTGAAGGCCATCGGCGGGTACCGCCCGGAGCGTGGCAGCGCATTCGAGAGTTACGCCATCCCCACCATCGTCGGGGAAGTCAAGCGGCATTTCCGGGACTGCACCTGGGGCGTGCACGTACCGCGGCGCGTCCAGGAACTGCGCAATGCCGTACGCCTCGCCGTGCGCGAACTGGCGGCGGCCTCCGACAGCCGGTTCCCGACGGTGCCCGAGATCGCCGAACGCACCCGGCTCTCCACCGAGGACGTCGTCCTCGGCCTGGAGGCCATCGAAAGCTACAAGACCCTTTCGCTGGACGCCGAGCGGCCGGGCGCCGACGACGATTTCGCGCTCCGTGACAGCATCGGCTTCACCGAGCCGCAGTACGAACTGGTGCTGGCCCGGGAAACGGTGCGCGACGGCCTGCGCGGCCTGCCGGAGCGGGAACGCCGCATTCTGTACATGCGCTTCTTCTGCGATATGACACAGAGCCGGATCGGCGAGGAACTGGGGCTGTCCCAGATGCACGTGTGCCGCCTCATCAAGCGGACCTGCGCCCGCATTCGCGAGGAGGCCGACGGCACCGGTCCGGAGGCGCCCGCCAGTTCGGTCGCGGCATGA
- a CDS encoding VOC family protein — protein sequence MGDCQMTFVPGVPSWATLLTGDLDVATRFYGPLLGWRFEAGPDRWGPYVRAMAGDTAVAGLSAAARHTELPNSWTTYFGTRNADDAANGVRERGGTVAIGPLDFDAGRLALAADPAGARFGLWECRENTPQTDLMPAGAGAPVWVELRTRDAFDAARFYGDLFEWLSEEDTATPFDVRWEDERVVLSFEGRDAVGLYGGAIEAAADPQVRPRWNIHFQVPDVEEAVETAKELGGRVESKAERTSQGSVAELRDPEGTLFHIIGLQS from the coding sequence ATGGGCGACTGCCAGATGACGTTCGTTCCCGGGGTGCCGTCGTGGGCCACCCTCCTGACGGGGGACCTCGACGTCGCGACGCGTTTCTACGGACCACTGCTGGGCTGGCGGTTCGAGGCCGGACCGGACCGGTGGGGCCCGTACGTACGGGCGATGGCCGGCGACACGGCGGTGGCGGGGCTGAGCGCGGCCGCCCGCCACACCGAGCTGCCCAACTCGTGGACCACGTACTTCGGGACCCGCAACGCGGACGACGCCGCGAACGGGGTCCGCGAACGCGGCGGCACGGTCGCCATCGGCCCGCTGGACTTCGACGCGGGCCGGCTGGCACTGGCCGCCGACCCCGCCGGCGCGCGCTTCGGCCTGTGGGAGTGCCGCGAGAACACCCCGCAGACCGACCTGATGCCGGCCGGTGCCGGCGCGCCGGTCTGGGTGGAGCTGCGCACCCGCGACGCCTTCGACGCGGCGCGCTTCTACGGCGACCTCTTCGAGTGGCTCAGCGAGGAGGACACCGCCACCCCCTTCGACGTGCGCTGGGAGGACGAGCGGGTGGTGCTCAGCTTCGAGGGCCGGGACGCGGTGGGGCTCTACGGCGGTGCGATCGAGGCGGCGGCCGACCCGCAGGTACGGCCGCGCTGGAACATCCACTTCCAGGTGCCGGACGTCGAGGAGGCCGTCGAGACCGCCAAGGAGCTCGGCGGCCGGGTGGAGTCCAAGGCGGAACGCACCTCGCAGGGATCGGTGGCCGAGCTGCGCGACCCCGAAGGGACCCTCTTCCACATCATCGGCCTCCAGAGCTGA
- a CDS encoding class I SAM-dependent methyltransferase: MGLSVATAARWVRRWERQQQRYAIDREERFTVVADAVEKVTAHQERVCVLDLGCGPGSLAAHLARRLPGADIVAVDKDPVLLALGQAHHGDAVRFVEAPVGAPGWTHALGLDHPLDAAVSSTALHCLAPDALRRAYQDLAGLLRPGGVLVNSDRFHGPAGDRAAEVAVQVGLRRAERQRTACREDWASWWAAAAADPELADPFSARRARHTPHRTHNGLPLAHHIRLLRRSGFRHAGPVWQFGEDAVLVAVR; encoded by the coding sequence ATGGGACTGAGTGTGGCCACGGCCGCGCGATGGGTGCGGCGGTGGGAACGGCAGCAGCAGCGGTACGCGATCGACCGTGAGGAGCGCTTCACGGTCGTCGCGGACGCCGTCGAAAAGGTGACTGCGCATCAGGAACGCGTGTGCGTCCTGGACTTGGGGTGCGGGCCCGGGTCGCTGGCCGCGCATCTCGCCCGGCGGCTGCCCGGCGCGGACATCGTGGCCGTGGACAAGGACCCCGTGCTGCTCGCGCTCGGGCAGGCCCACCACGGCGACGCGGTGCGCTTCGTCGAGGCGCCGGTCGGCGCGCCGGGCTGGACCCACGCGCTGGGCCTGGACCACCCGCTCGACGCGGCCGTTTCCTCGACGGCGCTGCACTGCCTCGCGCCGGACGCGCTGCGCCGCGCGTACCAGGACCTCGCCGGTCTGCTGCGGCCCGGCGGCGTGCTGGTCAACAGCGACCGGTTCCACGGCCCGGCGGGCGACCGGGCGGCGGAGGTCGCCGTACAGGTCGGGCTGCGGCGGGCCGAGCGGCAGCGGACGGCCTGCCGCGAGGACTGGGCGTCCTGGTGGGCCGCTGCCGCCGCCGACCCGGAGCTGGCCGACCCCTTCAGCGCCCGCCGCGCGCGGCACACGCCGCACCGCACGCACAACGGCCTGCCGCTGGCCCACCACATACGGCTGCTGCGCCGGTCCGGGTTCCGGCACGCCGGGCCGGTCTGGCAGTTCGGTGAGGACGCGGTGCTGGTCGCGGTCCGGTAG